Part of the Tidjanibacter massiliensis genome is shown below.
CGAGAGCAGCGGGCCGAGGCCGTCGTGCAGCTCTTTGGAGAAGTTGAGCCGTTCCGTCTCTTCGGTACGGAGCACGGTGGTGAGTATCCGGCGCTCGGTCAGTTTCCGCTGGTAGTTGAGCCGGCGCGTAGAGTGGATGATTTTGCCGACATAGAACATGCCGACCGCGAAACAGAGCGACGTTACCACTCCGACCCATGCCATGAAGTGCGGAGGAAGATGCCACTCCCGTCCGCCCACCACGTAGATGTATTCGCTCAGCCGTATCATGCACATCAGCACGAGCCCCAGTGTGAAGAGCAGCCATGAAATGTTGTACTTCGTGACGCGGGTGAGCCGGATGGCGACAACGGCGGCGACAAGCTGCAATGCAATGGATATGATGATGAGGACTTGCAGTATCATAACATTTGCGGATTTGGTTCTCTGGTTATGCAAATATAGAAATATATTCGACGAAAACCGCAAGCTGGCGTCGGGCGGCAGCCCGGCCTGCGTTCGCAGCGCGATTCGGTTGAGTCAACTGGGGCCCAACGAAAACCGCAAGCTGGCGTCGGGCGGCAGCTCCTGAGGAGAGGAAGGCGGCCCGGTACGCGGCGAGGAAACCGGTGGCGCGTGCGGTGCCGGGGGGGCGGAGTGGACGGCAGGCTCTTGCCCTGCGCTGTGCTGCCTGCCGGAAACAAAACGGCGGGACTTGTATACAAGTCCCGCCGCCGTACCGTCGGTCGGTCGGTATACAAGTCCCGCCGCCGTACCGTCGGTCGGTCGTTATTCTTCTTTCTTTCCTGCGCCTACGTAGCGTTTCTCCTTGATGCGGGCCTTCTTGCCCGTCAGGTCGCGCAGATAGTAAATCCTCGAACGGCGAACGACGCCCACCTTGTTCACTTCGATGCTGTCGATGTGCGGGGAGTAGAGCGGGAAGATACGCTCCACGCCTACGCCGTTGGATACTTTGCGGATGGTAAACATTTTCGTGATGCCGCGGCCCTTTATCTGGATGACCACACCGCGGAAACTCTGGATACGCTCCTTGTTTCCTTCCACGATTCTGTAGGATACGGTGATGGTATCGCCGCTCTTGAAAGAGGGTACCTCTTTCTTGGTCCACATCGCGTCTTGCGCGATTTTGATAAGATTGTCCATGAGTAGCTCGATACTTTGTAATTAAACGCGGAATATTACGGACTCCTGTGTTCTCATAAGAGATTCCTGCGCCGGAGTGCAAAGATACTGTTTATTTTCCGAATTGCAAAAAATCCCGTAAACGGATGGCGGGAACATAACTTTCCCGCGGATTTGCGGAGCCGGAGCGATGGTTTCTGACGAAAGTTTCGTAACTTTGATAAAACGGTCGGGTACATCTCGCCGGGTTTGCTCTCGGGAACGCATGCCGGAGCGGCCCGTATCGTGAGAGTACCGTTCCGGATAAACTTAACCCTATTCTTTAAACCTAAATTCGTTTTGAACGATGAAAAAATTGATGGCAACGGTGCTCCTCGCCCTGATGGCGGCGGGCGTATGCAGTGCACAATGGTATGTCGGCGGCGCCATTTCGTACGGCACAAAACACACCACCACCGGCAATGATGTACGGACTTCGGAGTTTTCGTTTACTCCGCGCGTCGGATATGTATTCAACGACAGGATGTTGGCCGGCTTGCAGGTCGCCTATGCAAACAGTTGCGAGAAGACGACGATTTCGGATGTCATCGACCTCACTTCCGAAACCACGCTCAACATGGGAGGCATAGCGCCCTATTTCCGGTATAATGTAGCCACGGCCGGGCGGTTCACGTTCGGACTCGAAGCTACGCTGTCGGTCATGTTCGGCAAGACGAAACAGAGTGCGCTGCAGACGCAGTCGGTAGGACTCGGTGTAGCTCCGGTGGTCAGTTTCGGACTGACCGAGCATTGGTGGGCGGAGGCCTACATGCAGCTCTTTGCCTTGAATTATACCGGCGTGAAGGATGCTGACGGAACGGTACGCTCCAGCACTTTCAATTTCGGTTTCGATGCCGACAACATTTTCAGTTTCTCGGCGCTGCACTTCGGAGTGGTTTATCGTTTCTGAGGCGGACGCATCATCCGGAACAATGCCCGACGGATACCGAAAAACGGCGGTACCCGCCGGGCGCTGTGTTTTACGGCGGTTTATGCTTATCTTTGCATCCTAAAAATGGAGGGGAAAGAGATGAAAAAACCGTTCATATTCATAACGAACGACGATGGCGTGAATGCACGCGGACTGAAGGCCGTCACGGAGGTGGCCCTGCGCTTCGGGCGCGTGGTGGTGATAGCGCCGGAGACCACGCAATCGGGTATGGCCCACGCCGTGACGATGTACAGTCCGCTCTACCTGCGGACCGTGGAGAAGCGCGGTGACCTGACCGTATATGCCTGTTCGGGTACGCCGGTGGACTGCGTGAAGATGGGGTATGACCATATCTTCGCGGGCGAACGGCCGGCCCTCAATATCTCCGGCATCAACCACGGTTCCAACTCGGCGGTCAGCATTCTCTACTCCGGGACGATGGGAGCGGCCATCGAAGCGAGTTTCTACGGGGCCCCATCCGTGGGCCTTTCGCTGACCGACCACAGTCCGGACGCCGATTTCGAGGCTTCGGCCCTCTTCGCCGAGAAAATCATCAGCGACATGCTTACCGCGAATATCAACGAGCCGGTTTGCCTCAACGTGAACATTCCGGTGGGAAGACCCGACCAGATACGCGGTTACCGTGTCTGCCGGCAGAATCGGGGGTATTGGAAGGAGGAGTTCTACTGTCGGAAAGACCCCAGAGGGAAAGATTATTTCTGGCTGACGGGTGATTTCTACAATCAGGAGCCGGACGCGACCGATACGGACGAGTGGGCGCTGGCCAACGGTTACATATCTGTCGTGCCCGTGCAGGTGGATATGACCAACTACCGCCAAATCGACTCCGTGAAGGCGATACTGAAATAGCCGGAGCCGGATATTCATACATCCCGCCGCTTCCGTTCCAGAACGGCGTTTACTGCAAAGTAGAAGGCAGCGAGTGCGGCGGTACCCGCCAGGACGGTGTATAGGTGGAGATACCGCAGGCATATCGGCTGCACCGCTGCAATGCATGTTCCGGCGATGCTTTGCAGGAGGGTGCGCAGGTCGGGACCGAGCACAACGAGCGTTCGGCCTCCGAGCAGGCAGAGGGCCGCTCCCCCGACGGCAACGGCCGTTGCTCTCCATACCTTGCCGGTCCGTTTGCGGCGGCGGACTGTACGTTCCGTCCGCCGGACGATGTCCTGTTTCAGGGATTCGGGCATCTGCTGTACCGGCAGTTCCGCGAGTCTGCGGGACAATGCCTCTTCTGCCCTTTCCGGGATTGTTTCCTGTTTCATGTTCGGTTCGATATAAGGGCGGCGAGTTTCTTCCTTATCCGGAAAAGTTTCACCTTGATGCTTCCTTCGGTGTGTCCCGTTACTGCCGCCAATTCGTGTACGGGGATTTTCTGCAGGTAAAAGAGTTCCACCAGGGCTTTTTCATCGGGCGCAAGCCGCTGCAGGGCCTGTTCGAGGTACTCCATCTGCGTCTCCCGGAACAGAATTTCCTCTTGGTCGTCGGGAAGTTCGTATTGCCGGTCATTTATCTCTACCGTGCGGGGGCGCCTGCGGCGGGTATGCGAAATCGCCGTGTTGTAGGCTATCCGGTAGAGCCAGGTGGAGAAACGGCACTCCCCGCGGAACCTGTCCAAATGGGTGAACGCTTTCAGGAATACGTCGGATGTCAGTTCTTCCGCATCCAGCCGGTTGCCCGTAATGCCTGTCAGCAGGGAGAAGATACGGTCGCCATACCGTTCCACGAGTTCACGGAAGGCTTCCGGGTCGCCTTCCGATGCCCGTTGTACCGTATTGAATTCTTTGTCCTCCTCCATTTCTCAGTTTTGACGCCTCGTGTGCAGAAAGGTTACATGTGGCAAAGATAACCGGAAAGCATCGCCGGTTCGGAAGCCGGGCCTGTTGTTTTTGCGGCGTACAGGCGGGTGTCCCGGCTCGGCTCTGCCGGCGGGCGTGTGCGGCCGGAAAGGATTGTTGCGGAAAAACGGAGTCTCGTGTGTAA
Proteins encoded:
- the rplS gene encoding 50S ribosomal protein L19; translated protein: MDNLIKIAQDAMWTKKEVPSFKSGDTITVSYRIVEGNKERIQSFRGVVIQIKGRGITKMFTIRKVSNGVGVERIFPLYSPHIDSIEVNKVGVVRRSRIYYLRDLTGKKARIKEKRYVGAGKKEE
- a CDS encoding RNA polymerase sigma factor — protein: MEEDKEFNTVQRASEGDPEAFRELVERYGDRIFSLLTGITGNRLDAEELTSDVFLKAFTHLDRFRGECRFSTWLYRIAYNTAISHTRRRRPRTVEINDRQYELPDDQEEILFRETQMEYLEQALQRLAPDEKALVELFYLQKIPVHELAAVTGHTEGSIKVKLFRIRKKLAALISNRT
- a CDS encoding outer membrane beta-barrel protein codes for the protein MKKLMATVLLALMAAGVCSAQWYVGGAISYGTKHTTTGNDVRTSEFSFTPRVGYVFNDRMLAGLQVAYANSCEKTTISDVIDLTSETTLNMGGIAPYFRYNVATAGRFTFGLEATLSVMFGKTKQSALQTQSVGLGVAPVVSFGLTEHWWAEAYMQLFALNYTGVKDADGTVRSSTFNFGFDADNIFSFSALHFGVVYRF
- the surE gene encoding 5'/3'-nucleotidase SurE — encoded protein: MKKPFIFITNDDGVNARGLKAVTEVALRFGRVVVIAPETTQSGMAHAVTMYSPLYLRTVEKRGDLTVYACSGTPVDCVKMGYDHIFAGERPALNISGINHGSNSAVSILYSGTMGAAIEASFYGAPSVGLSLTDHSPDADFEASALFAEKIISDMLTANINEPVCLNVNIPVGRPDQIRGYRVCRQNRGYWKEEFYCRKDPRGKDYFWLTGDFYNQEPDATDTDEWALANGYISVVPVQVDMTNYRQIDSVKAILK